Within Paralichthys olivaceus isolate ysfri-2021 chromosome 19, ASM2471397v2, whole genome shotgun sequence, the genomic segment GTGGCTGAACAAGTTAGGCAGGTTCTCGTGTTGGCAGTTATTgaaattttcttttcatcaactTTATTGACCGAGGTGAATTTTCTTTAAGCACAAAGAATTTGTTTAAGTATAAAATACACAATCTACTTGTTTAGCAGTATGTACAGGTCACAATGTCATAGAAAGCACCGACTGTAGTTACATTCATGAACAGGATCTAAAAATTCTTACATTTTGTTCTCGTCGTTGTGACTAGAAGCCATTAAATTACAGTTATAGTCTTTACATTGATAATACATGTAAAGTGACCATGCTGTGATCTTGTCAGACAGAATGGGTTATGTTGTACAGGTGACACACTATGCCTCTGTTTGGGAGAAGTGGGGATAACATCAGTGGTAGCTGCATTGTCATTGAATTTTGAATCCACGGATCTTGAGTGTACAATAGTACAATTTGGTTGAGGACAACATTGATCCACCATGTTCACAAAAATCCAGGTATCCTTTCCAACAAAATATCACCGTTTGATTCAAAGACAATCCATaattcaaacaaaaatacaatctAACCAGTGAATCAAATGTCGGGCTCCTGGAGCTCTTTGTCCAAGTATACCTTTAACCTTTTAAAGTGCAAAGGCCTGCGGCAGCTTCGGGctctgtttgctttggttttCCTCGGTTCATTTGAGGCCTGTTCCCGGCTTTGGGATTCCAACCGTCTAATCCACAGGGTTTTCCAGATCCAAAGAGCTTTTTGATTATTACAGTGAGCATTTATCCTGAAGAGGTGTTGACTGGAGGTTCTCTGACACTTGTTGATTTGAATCCAAAGAGGATAAATTCCAAGGTGCAGTTATATAGACTTATTGTTGGGATAATACAACACCACACGTTTTCATATCTAACTTTATTTTCATGGTTCAActttaaatcaattaaaaaacaaaccactgCAGACGTCAGAAAGATATTGTCATCGTGTTTTTTgttcaataaagtttttttcccccccttcgCTCCTCTGCCTCCTGTGACGTCACCGTGCAGCACCAGCTGATGCAGTGACTCCTCAGCTGTCTCTCCTCAGATCCTGCTCCTGGTCCTGCTCCTGGTTCTTCTCGTTCACTCGGATCgggttttcttctcctcctcctcctccagagacgACATGTTCCCCGGGCAGAGGACCCCGCTGCTGTGGCTTCTCCTCCAGGCCGCGGTCGTGGCGACGTGGTGCTTCTCTGACATGGAAGTGGGGCCTGGCAGCGCAGGTGTCGCGACGCAGCCGAACGGAGAGAACGGCTTCAAGATCGAGGGCAGGGCCATCGTCCCCGGGGTGAAGTCCCAGGACTGGGTGTCCACGGCCCGGGTCctggtggagggagaggagtaCGTCGGGTTTTTGAGGTAGGAAGCAGCgcagccccccccctcctcctcccgtgGCGACGCAAGCTAACTAGCTAGCTAGCCTGTTAGCGAGGCTAGGTAGCATTAGCATAGCCAGCGTTAGCCTGATAGTGTTGTTGGCAGATGGCAGCTACGCACTGGCCCAACTTGCCCACAGCTTCATTACAGCGGGAGCAACTCGTGCCAACCGGGACAAGGACGTGGACGTGTGTTCGttagctgcagcagctcaggagtCTCATGCTAGGTGTCACCAAAACAAACCTGGGCCAcaggagacgtgtgtgtgtgtgtgtgttgttccacATCATGTGAACTACAGATGAACCTCTCACACCATCATTCTTGCTCCCTCAGTGAGATAGATATATAGGaagtacatttaaaacagatgtaaacacaaacaggggAAGTCACATCATCGGATGTGCTCTGATATAAAAGTCCTTCTGTGAATCTTCTTCATGATGGTTTCACTGTTCAGGTTTtcttgttaaaggttcagtgtgtagaatgtagtgacgtCTAGTGGTGGAGTTGCATGCTGCAGCTGGATACTCCTCTCACCTCAAAAGGTGtgtagtttgtccagtctgggctcctgtagaaaacatggcggcctccgtagagaggccCCGCTCCTGAtgctaatataaaataatcagttaCTTCACGTCAATCACAGTATACTTAGAATACTTGTATTCCTCCATGAGGACATACTTCTTCTGCTCGCTGCTGTGAACTTATTCTTGACTCACTTTGACTAACTGTGCACTGACCGGTCTGGAGAATAAAACTGTGTAAATCGTCTTGTTGCAGAAACGATGGAAGTTTTGCAGTGAATGACGTCCCTTCAGGATCGTACGTCGTGGAAATCGTCACCCCGACTTTTAGATTTGAACCAGTGCGTGTGGATATCACATCCAAGGGCAAAATGAGGTGAGACCTTAATGTCGGGAGACGTCACCGATGTTTAATTTCGAGTCAGCCTCATGTATTTTATCAGTGTACTGTGGGTAAAGCAACTCGGATCCACTTGTATATCTATGTGTCGTTCCACAGAGCACGTCTTGTGAACTACATCAAGACGTCAGAAGTCATTCGGCAGCCGTATCCTCTCCAAATCAGAGCCAGCGGCCCTCACAGCTACTTCATGAAGAGGGAGACCTGGGGCTGGACAGACTTCCTCATGAACCCGATGGTAAAAACATTGATGGAGTTGTAATAAGAGGCTGGATATTTACACTCTGCTGTGTTCATATGCATCAGTGGTGAAAGgagatgttgtgtgtttttataaaggGCAACAGTTAATATTAGTTTATGTTTGTGGAAGTCCAGCGTCATTGCACCAGGAAATGCaggtttaattaaaacattgaatAATAATTCTTGTCATCTACTTCCTGTAAACTTAATGACGCACAGTCTCACCTTGAGGGTTTTCTTTTGTCCCCTGTGCTGAATAACCAAACACTCCGGTGATATAATCATCCAAGATGTTTCCTGTGGAGTGTTAGAGAAGAGTTTTCTTCTGGGGCAAAACGCTAATTagtatttcttattattttcttattaagTATGTGGCCTGTTACACTCTGGTAAAGAAGAGAAGGTCTAAACAAGACAACCACACCTGGTCCTCCTCCACAGACACGCTCATCCTTATTTAAGTGGATGTTTTGACAGTGAGAGGAGCTTCCTACATGTCGGAATCCAGATCATATACATGCTAGTGTTGAATATACATTAACTACAGTACGTCTGAATCCCTCGTTTATATTGAAATGTATTGTACTTGCTGCTCCTGCAGGTTATGATGATGGTTCTGCCCCTGCTGATCATTGTTTTGCTGCCCAAAGTGGTCAACACCAACGACCCAGAGATGAGAAAGGTAAAGTGTTATTTCAGTTCATTGTGTGGTGGATTTAAATGTCGGGAGTCAAAGGAATCCTTGCATTAACTTTGTGTCCACTTTTACGTGGAAGAGttaaatgtgatgtttattttcttcacagGAAATGGAGCAGTCCATGAACATGCTGAACCCTAACCCTGAGCTTCCAGACGTCTCAGAGCTCATGACCAAGCTTTTCTCCGGCTCCAAGGGCTCCAGCAAggcaagcagcagcagcagcaagggcACGAGGCCGGCTGTCAAGAGGAGGTAGTACTGTACCGTACACGTCTCCTCAAATCAGCCTAAAGAAGCAAGATTTTTAAGTGTCACTTCCCCGTCTGGGTCTATTGTACAGTTTTCTTTATTAATAGatgttcatttcttttattctattggaaactgagcaaaaaaaaaaaaaaagttttcttttttcaaacgGCACTGAGAAATTTCTTAAAATCTGTAATTCTTCATTTGCTCTTTACTTTCAAGTGGCTCTATCACTCTTCCATCTTTTCTGTGCTAACCCTCTGGTGTGCATTTTCCCACAGCTGCTAATTCCACTAAGTGAAAgagaacatatatatacatactcaGAGATTTCCttgttattctttttttgttttcttcagtaaTACGACTGTGAATGAAGATGAATTGAATTTTAAGACTGAGAAAATCTTATTTAAAAAGCCTAGAAAATAAAATTGCAATGGTTATAtaactgctttgtttttatttctgaccgTCTTGTTTGTTTGGAAGTGATCACACGGCCTTCTCATTTTTTCTGAATTATTGAGTGAAGAGTAAAAATTCACGTACGGTACGATACGTGCCTTTAGGTGTAGAATTGAAATGATGTTTACTAGCAGGTGAAAGAGTGAGAAGAGCTGTGTTCGCCTTCAAGATCTTGAGTGCACTTGACTTTCAATAAACCTGACGGTAAAGACCACATTAAAGTCACAATAAACTGTGtctgttatgttttcacctcattATCCGTTGCCGACAGACAATAACGATGGATGACTTTTCATCTTTGCAGCTCAAGGGCAACTTATGAGCCTTTTCCGCAtcagttgtcatggtgatggaTCTTTTGACTTAGGACAAGCGTGgtagtttttatgtttttcactgCAGTGGATTTTTACCCGACAAGCTTCAGGTGCTATTGACAAAATTATAACAGCTgatctccatgacaactgaaCAAATCCATCTAAGGCGATTGAAAGTAGCTCAAAGCGAGAGGAGCCGATTTAGATTTGAGCGTGTTAAACAAAACCGGACGTTATTTTGACAGGTTCTtttaatgaaatcaaaataaatgataaatcttttatttttcaggttgTGATAAGTGACATACTCAGTGTgacctttttaaagttttaagaaATTAGCTTGACTTCACTGGTAGACAAATTATTTTAAGGTGACACTTTTCAAAATTTAGTTTGGTATTTCCCAACTGCACTTTCTTGTTGACCCTTTAACTTGTCGATCTGTGAATGTATCTGTGTAGCTGGTAGAAAGTTGAGGAAGAAGccagtattattatttttaaataatccaCAGTTTGGCCTCAATTCTCCTAAAATCCTTCAAATATATAAACTGGGCCAAGGAATCACAAGCAAAGAAATTCAGAAATACGACGTATATGATGTCTCCTTATCCGTCTTTAATATTAGAGAGGCAATTACAGATCTGTACTTTTCTTGGCAACAGTCATGCCATGTGCATGTTTACTCCTTTGGCCTGTAAGTTTTTTGGATGATGAATTTCAAAGTACAAAGTCCAGATCAGATTCAACATGTTTGacgcttaaaaaaaaaaagaaaaagcagaattaTAACTCTGCCTTTGTAAATTGTGTTTCGTAGTTCACATCAGTACACACAGACTCACTTTCACAACGTTTCACAGACGAACGAGGAGCACGGATTCATCCACGAAGCACTTTTGCCTCTGAGCAGAACAAAAGGCACAGGGTTAGATACATCTGACGTCACATCATAAACAACAGAGAAGTGCATTAATTTACAACAGCATCACTCATCCATCGGAGAGACGCGGTGGTGGTCGAGCTtcaaatacctttttttttttaaacagcaacGTGAATATCGACGAGAGAAGAGGTGTGATCCATGGACACGCTCACACGTCATATTACCACACTGTGAAACTAATGCAGCAAGTGCACAGATTAGCCCTTGAACACCAGATCAAACATCGACAGCAAGagcaaagaaaggaaaaatattCACTTGACcacttatatatttatatataaatactctATATAAACTAATCAATTTACATCTACCATTTGTGAACAGAATCAGTGAAACGTGttctttatattgttttaaatgtgtacgCCTACATGATGTCCTTTATATACAGTGCAAGTGAGCATTGGAATAGACAAGGATCAGGTGAGGTTTAAAGAACATGTTCAGAGACTTGTAAAcaacatacatgtatatatatatatgttgttgtACATACTTTAAATACATGTACAGGCTGGATATTGTACTCAATTGTACTGAATTTATTAAGAACAGGTCTATTTATTGATTATGTCAGAAAGCAAATGGATTCAACAGCAACTTAAGGGAATGAAAAGACTCAAAGAATAAAGTGTTCAGAAAACGTATTTAATATCTGTGATTAAAAAACTGCACTAATATAATGAAGGAAGGAGGTTGTGGACATTTGACTTTACTTCCTATTTTCATGATAGTgtgaatactgtgtgtgtttaatgttgaGATATATTTTATAGGTGTTACGTTCTTTTGTGCTTGTCATGCTTTGTCACTATCTGCACATCAGAGAAATCGCACAGCACACAGACTTAAGATCTTTAACACTGAAGACAACAGTTTGCTGCCCGGCCTGTATGAAGAGGTAATGTATTGATGGAGTACACACATCTAACTTTGTACTCCCCTCAAATTGTTAGACTCTTCAAATTAAGAATATGGATCAAAATAGATGCAGCAGAAccaaatatatatacttttttttaaatccacacatTGTTCTtacttttttaaaagtttttgtaAACATACTTGATGATGGAAACAAATAGTCTTGAAAATATCTGAACATGTTCTTTCAACTGAACCATTGTAAGAATGTGTGACCACCTTCATTaggtttttttattctgtaataATCTGTGGCAGCAGTTTTACGTGCTGCGTCAGGCTCAGCACATTTTCCACCAATATGTACTTCTAACACAAAAATCACATGCAGCACTTCATGCTGAAGATCAACCACCAACTACAGTATATATCGAGAAACTCCACATGGAGGCAAAAGTCTGTGACAACGCTGCTGCGCCACATCAAGTCATCTTATTGTTGACGTTTGGGTTTTGTCCGCACCAGTACAGCTTGTCCtcgcctctcctcctcctcctccactggcagagcagcagcatgcgGAAGGTCTTCTGGAAGGTTTTGTTGCACAGGGCGTAGCACATGGGGTTGATGGTGCTGTTGACGTAGCACAGCCAGTAGCCCAGGTGCCACAGGGACATGGGGATGCACTCGGTGCAGAAGGTGGAGATGAGCACCATGATGTTGTACGGCGTCCATGTGAGGATGAAGGCCAGGAGGATGGCGCTGAGAGTCTGGGCGgcttttttctccttcaccagcaccatcctcttcctcttggtGATCTGGCTCTTCAGGACGGGGTCCATGGGtttggaggtggtggaggaggaggagggggaggcgtTTTTGGCGGGCTGCTCTGTTTCCAGCGGGCAGGGTGTTGCGGGTGTGGGACTGCTCTTTTTATCCTTTGAACCAGGTTTGAATTTATAAGCGATGCACTTTTTGCTGGTCTTCTTTTGAGGAGAGGAAAAATACTGATCTTCTGCATAATCAGTCACTTGCCCATTCTTATTACTTTGCCCACTGCTTTGCTCTTTGAAAGACCCCTGTGGAGTTTCCAATGAAACGtgatgctcctcctcctcagatgaGGTGTAGCTGTTAAAGGAAGTGATCTGGTCTGCTTTGGCCCACGCCTCGTCCGACCTGGTGGTCGTCTTGGTGGCGTTACTTTGGTTAGATGAAGACCAGGAGGCCTGACTCcggtctctcctctctctggtgAAATGAAAGCAGGAGTGAATAAGAGTTTTCTGTGGTTTAGTTCCTTCTGGAATATTTTCTGTCGCGAGGCCTTGCAGCTCTGCCAGATCTTTGGTGCGTCTCTGCGTCTCCTTGTAGATCCTGCAGTACAGGATGGTCATAACAGAGACGGGGATGTAGAAAGCAGCGATGGCTGTTCCAAATGTGATCACAGGCTCGGTCAAAAACTGGATctgacactgctgctgtgccacttttctctctcccacaaAGTACTGCCAGCACAAGATGGGCGGCGCCCAGAGGACAAAAGACACCAGCCATGCCAGTCCGATCATGATAGCAGCTCTCTTTGGAGTCCTCTTTGCCCTGTACGTCAGCGGCCTCGTGATGGAGAAGTACCTGTCGAAGCTGATGACGAGCAAGTTCATGACTGAAGCGTTGCTGGCCACATAATCCACTGCAAGCCAGAGGTCACACGCCAGGTTCCCCAAGGACCAGTAACCCATCAGGATATATGTGGTGTACAAGTTCATGGACAGCACGCCGATGATGAGGTCAGCGAACGCCAAACTCAGGAGGTAGTAGTTGTTCACTGTCTTCAGCTGACTGTTCACTTTGAACGACAGCAACACCAGCACGTTACCAACTACAGTGATCAAGCTGACGATGGCCGACACCGTGGCGATGGCAATAACCTCCCAAAGGCTGTGAGAAGCAGTCTGGACGTGTGATGTGTTGCCAAAGGTGCTGTTCTCCATGGTGCTGCGCTTTCTGTGTGTGCCTCCGTGTAGAATTCAGTTTTCCTGAAATGAACAAGTTAAACAGTAATGAGACACAACTGCACACAATTATTATTACCCtctaattttattattatgtcaGGATAAACCTTCACTCATTCACATACACTTCACTGATATTACTATTGTAGAGTTTaccagtttatttaaatgtgaattaaacACATATTTGTGATCCAcaactttacatttatttgcattttaagcTTCTGACAAAATAGTCTTACTCCAGAACTTACAAATACACTGAATTGTTGTGTTTAAACACTAATAATATAcattgttaaaattaaaaaaatctttcattAACTCAATAAATATAGAGCTGTAGTACATGAAAACTTGAACACATGAAAGCagtaatatataattaaatatatcatatagtatatttaatataatagaTAATATATAATTAAGTTTGGTCCCGGAACCAATGAAAGTGACATTTTATCGTAGGACGCCATTCGATGTAACACCCAGCCCACAACACCGCTACGTGATGTCACATGCTAAAGTATCCGGTCGCAGCAATGGAGGGAAGAGTGAGCAGAGGCCGGGGAGGCCGGGGAGGCGGCTGGAGAAGAGGCGGCCGGGGCGGACACGACGGTGACAGTGCTGCCGGTGAACACCGGGGCAGAGGCCGGGGAGGATACCACCGTGGCCGGGGCAAAAGAGACTACTACCGCGGTGCTGGACGCGGGGGAGGCGGCCACGCAGCGGAGTCCCAGGACCGGGTGAGAGAAGTTGGGGTACACATCAGTTATCCCGCTGAACCAAACCGCTTTGAAAAATATAGTGAATTTAACAACTCGCCTCAACGTGAACTCGCTGAAATGATCGGACTATGATTTTTAAACTAATCAGATCCTCCTCTTCCATTCGGCTCGGTTTAGTTTAACTCTCAGCCGGTGTTAAAGctcattttcaccaaatactTCACAGTATTTACTTCTTGTAAGTCGCTCTGGATAAAGACGTCAGccaaatgaaatgtgatgacatgtgatgaaatgtgatgtgaaGAGGACAGGGTTGGTTCAGGCTGCTGCGATAAACTTTAtacaacaaacatgaaaacagactTCATGACCAGAGACTGCACAGGGCCGTGCACAGACATGTTTTGGGGGCAGGTGCTGGAGCTAATAAAGGGAACCCCTCACAGTTATTAATATGAGTAAAGTTAGATACACTGGTGCATGTTTTAATTACACATTCAAGTCTCCATAGACGCATGAGAATGTTTAATACAATAgtcttatttcacttttttaatttataaagaaGTTATGTATAGTAGCCTGTGTACAACATGTGTGCA encodes:
- the emc7b gene encoding endoplasmic reticulum membrane protein complex subunit 7 — its product is MFPGQRTPLLWLLLQAAVVATWCFSDMEVGPGSAGVATQPNGENGFKIEGRAIVPGVKSQDWVSTARVLVEGEEYVGFLRNDGSFAVNDVPSGSYVVEIVTPTFRFEPVRVDITSKGKMRARLVNYIKTSEVIRQPYPLQIRASGPHSYFMKRETWGWTDFLMNPMVMMMVLPLLIIVLLPKVVNTNDPEMRKEMEQSMNMLNPNPELPDVSELMTKLFSGSKGSSKASSSSSKGTRPAVKRR
- the chrm5b gene encoding muscarinic acetylcholine receptor M5b; protein product: MENSTFGNTSHVQTASHSLWEVIAIATVSAIVSLITVVGNVLVLLSFKVNSQLKTVNNYYLLSLAFADLIIGVLSMNLYTTYILMGYWSLGNLACDLWLAVDYVASNASVMNLLVISFDRYFSITRPLTYRAKRTPKRAAIMIGLAWLVSFVLWAPPILCWQYFVGERKVAQQQCQIQFLTEPVITFGTAIAAFYIPVSVMTILYCRIYKETQRRTKDLAELQGLATENIPEGTKPQKTLIHSCFHFTRERRDRSQASWSSSNQSNATKTTTRSDEAWAKADQITSFNSYTSSEEEEHHVSLETPQGSFKEQSSGQSNKNGQVTDYAEDQYFSSPQKKTSKKCIAYKFKPGSKDKKSSPTPATPCPLETEQPAKNASPSSSSTTSKPMDPVLKSQITKRKRMVLVKEKKAAQTLSAILLAFILTWTPYNIMVLISTFCTECIPMSLWHLGYWLCYVNSTINPMCYALCNKTFQKTFRMLLLCQWRRRRRGEDKLYWCGQNPNVNNKMT